One window of Candidatus Nitrospira kreftii genomic DNA carries:
- a CDS encoding hypothetical protein (conserved protein of unknown function): protein MSLRTALHWNEFFVSASHEHDADLTTTSPPPGVPLQLLFTVIIIFGLDWITPLGFAVYMLYVPVCLTTLWRRGWRFAFIVGGVCSMLIFAGFFVSPSGSLFTFSLADRTMALLTLWASLWGGKLFALRTFELERTQAIARQETEQRTRAESKIRGLAAIVESSTDPIMNIKDGVVVAWNPAAEHVFGYSAEDILGQSINLLVPAHRTGEVEVSVAQALRGELIQDIVTERKRKDGSLVPVSLTIFPVKTLDGQIIGCSAIVRDITERKKAEEALRQKQRELERYHARLQDLSTKLLKAQDQERQRIARELHDDMTQRLAALAVDVGSLEHLCRPKMALLPRLRAVQEAAGQLADDIHNFAYRLHPPQLEHFGLEAAIHDHTDEFRRRSGLPTQFELRAVPQIIPIDIATCLYRVMQESLQNVLKHAEASKVVVRLLGTFSGIGICIQDDGKGFVQESAGVPARGLGLPSLEERVRLLNGRFRIRTGPGCGTEVHAWVPLSDTQSITRP, encoded by the coding sequence ATGAGCCTCCGTACCGCCCTCCACTGGAACGAATTCTTTGTCTCTGCATCACATGAACACGATGCAGATCTCACGACGACCTCGCCGCCTCCTGGTGTCCCTTTACAGCTGCTTTTCACTGTTATTATAATTTTTGGGCTCGACTGGATCACTCCGCTTGGCTTTGCCGTCTACATGCTCTATGTGCCGGTCTGTTTGACCACCCTCTGGCGCAGAGGGTGGCGGTTTGCGTTCATCGTGGGCGGAGTATGCTCAATGCTCATTTTCGCCGGATTCTTTGTTTCGCCGTCTGGAAGTCTGTTTACATTCTCCCTCGCAGACCGAACCATGGCCCTGCTGACCCTCTGGGCAAGCCTCTGGGGGGGAAAACTATTCGCCCTACGCACCTTCGAGCTTGAGCGGACCCAAGCGATTGCACGGCAAGAGACTGAGCAGCGGACGCGTGCGGAATCCAAGATACGTGGCCTGGCAGCGATCGTCGAGTCGTCGACGGATCCGATCATGAACATCAAGGACGGTGTGGTAGTCGCTTGGAATCCAGCAGCCGAGCACGTGTTCGGGTACTCGGCGGAAGACATTCTCGGGCAATCGATCAATCTACTTGTCCCTGCTCACCGTACCGGCGAAGTCGAAGTGAGCGTCGCTCAGGCGTTGAGGGGGGAACTGATTCAGGACATTGTCACCGAACGCAAGAGAAAAGATGGGAGCCTTGTTCCTGTATCGCTGACGATATTTCCCGTCAAGACGCTCGACGGTCAGATCATCGGATGTTCAGCCATTGTCCGGGACATCACGGAACGTAAGAAGGCCGAAGAAGCGCTCAGGCAGAAGCAACGTGAGTTGGAACGGTACCATGCTCGCTTGCAGGATCTCTCAACCAAACTGCTGAAGGCACAGGATCAAGAGCGGCAACGGATTGCGCGCGAACTCCACGACGATATGACCCAACGACTGGCCGCCCTGGCGGTCGATGTAGGTTCGCTGGAACACTTGTGCCGTCCCAAAATGGCGTTGCTGCCTCGCCTGCGTGCCGTGCAGGAAGCAGCCGGACAACTCGCCGACGACATTCACAACTTTGCGTACCGACTTCATCCCCCACAGCTCGAGCACTTTGGCTTAGAAGCCGCAATCCATGACCACACTGATGAGTTCCGTCGACGCTCAGGGTTGCCTACGCAGTTTGAGTTGCGAGCTGTTCCGCAGATCATCCCGATCGACATCGCCACCTGCCTGTACCGCGTGATGCAGGAGTCCTTGCAAAACGTCCTCAAACACGCCGAAGCATCCAAAGTTGTTGTGCGACTGCTCGGCACCTTCTCCGGAATCGGCATCTGCATCCAGGACGATGGGAAGGGGTTTGTTCAAGAATCAGCTGGGGTGCCTGCCCGGGGACTTGGGCTTCCCAGCTTGGAGGAGCGAGTTCGCCTTTTGAACGGAAGATTCCGTATCCGGACAGGGCCTGGATGCGGAACAGAAGTCCACGCCTGGGTACCACTCTCTGATACACAATCCATCACCAGACCGTGA
- a CDS encoding Hydrolase: MTSQHEYSVRITIGELSLDGILGLPSGPRGAVVFAHGSGSGRLSPRNNFVARHLQQDGLATLLLDLLTEAEADDRRNVFDIDLLADRLLLAKGWLEAEPRTNDLSIGYFGASTGAGAALQAAARDPSSIKAVVSRGGRPDLAEFYLPSVTAPTLLIVGGHDEPVIEMNQAAYDLLTCEKKLVLVHGATHLFEEPGTLEQVAEQASRWFVRYLT, encoded by the coding sequence ATGACATCACAACATGAGTACAGCGTCAGGATCACAATAGGGGAACTTAGTCTGGATGGCATCCTTGGACTCCCCTCCGGTCCGCGCGGCGCGGTTGTCTTTGCACATGGAAGCGGAAGCGGCCGATTGAGCCCGCGGAACAATTTCGTCGCCCGACATCTACAGCAAGACGGATTAGCCACATTGCTGCTGGATTTATTGACCGAAGCGGAGGCCGATGATCGACGCAACGTATTCGATATCGATCTCTTGGCAGACCGATTGTTACTGGCGAAGGGTTGGTTGGAAGCGGAGCCAAGAACGAACGATTTGAGCATCGGCTATTTCGGCGCGAGCACCGGCGCCGGCGCAGCTCTGCAAGCTGCCGCGCGAGATCCCTCAAGTATCAAGGCCGTGGTGTCACGAGGAGGCCGACCGGACTTGGCCGAATTCTACCTGCCGTCGGTCACCGCGCCCACTCTGTTAATTGTCGGCGGCCACGATGAACCGGTCATTGAGATGAACCAGGCAGCGTACGATTTGCTGACCTGCGAAAAGAAACTGGTGCTAGTCCACGGCGCCACACACCTCTTCGAAGAGCCCGGCACGCTGGAGCAGGTGGCGGAACAGGCGAGCAGATGGTTTGTGCGGTATCTGACTTGA
- a CDS encoding hypothetical protein (conserved exported protein of unknown function), with translation MTRSFIPTVCMSIVILIALAVTETESANASASQPTSPDVPLCKSIYKKKSVPAKTLQALIRSHERWVEYRGNPTAKRLELCQADLSRAALSEANLERADLEGAVLRQANLSQATLVQASLAGTDLSKARLEDSNLSGADLRRARLAGANLSRAIGDEAALFDAALSGAKLKEAAFERAQLQGADLTSADLTDGNFVDAYFYGATLKGAILVNADLTGVDLRRTILTNANLSRAILQGALLDHAQLEGAHMVEADMESAYLDETNLHNANLNGAILRGADLRYANLHGAGLLDADLEGANLEEAALVKVNANSAKLRMAILYHAVLDEADFRNSHLNRAVLIGAKGSRTNFTNGDLSEIYAPKSSLRQTQFSKANLEEANFVGADLRGSNFSYGNLTQTNLQDANLQNATFIGADLSGARLDSADLRRANFKGAILSTVIGLTQAQLNAACVDDETKLPPELSRPTPCSSLKKEAR, from the coding sequence ATGACGCGTTCTTTCATACCGACTGTTTGTATGAGCATCGTCATTCTCATTGCACTCGCCGTCACAGAGACTGAGTCCGCCAATGCCTCAGCTTCCCAACCAACCTCACCAGACGTTCCTCTTTGCAAAAGTATCTACAAGAAGAAGTCCGTACCGGCTAAAACGTTGCAAGCCCTCATCCGGTCTCACGAACGATGGGTTGAGTATCGAGGCAACCCGACGGCGAAGCGCCTAGAACTCTGCCAAGCTGACCTGAGCCGGGCAGCACTCTCCGAAGCGAATCTTGAACGGGCTGACCTCGAAGGCGCCGTGCTGCGGCAGGCAAATCTGTCTCAGGCCACCCTCGTTCAAGCGAGCCTTGCTGGGACTGACCTTTCCAAAGCCAGACTCGAAGACAGTAATCTTTCGGGCGCCGATCTCCGACGTGCCCGGCTCGCAGGTGCGAATCTCTCCCGTGCCATCGGTGACGAAGCGGCTCTTTTTGATGCCGCCCTTAGTGGCGCCAAGTTGAAAGAGGCCGCGTTCGAGCGTGCCCAATTGCAAGGCGCTGATCTTACCTCTGCCGATTTGACAGACGGCAACTTCGTCGATGCGTATTTTTATGGCGCGACACTGAAAGGTGCCATCCTGGTGAATGCCGATCTGACAGGCGTCGACCTACGTCGTACGATCCTGACTAACGCGAATCTCTCTCGCGCCATCCTTCAGGGCGCTCTGCTGGACCATGCGCAGCTCGAAGGGGCCCATATGGTCGAAGCCGATATGGAAAGCGCCTATCTGGACGAAACGAATTTGCACAACGCCAACCTCAATGGCGCCATTCTACGCGGCGCGGACTTGCGGTACGCCAACTTACATGGCGCTGGCCTACTCGACGCTGATCTAGAAGGAGCCAACCTAGAAGAGGCCGCCCTGGTTAAGGTGAATGCTAATTCGGCGAAGCTCCGTATGGCCATTCTCTACCACGCCGTCCTCGATGAAGCCGACTTCCGGAACTCCCATCTGAACCGCGCAGTTCTTATCGGAGCCAAGGGATCGCGCACCAACTTCACAAACGGCGATTTGAGCGAGATCTACGCTCCGAAGTCCTCTCTCCGGCAGACTCAATTCAGCAAGGCCAATCTGGAAGAAGCCAATTTCGTCGGTGCGGATCTCCGCGGATCGAATTTCAGCTATGGCAACTTAACCCAGACCAATCTTCAAGACGCTAATCTGCAGAATGCCACCTTCATCGGAGCCGATCTGAGCGGCGCTCGGCTGGACTCAGCGGACTTGCGTCGAGCGAACTTCAAGGGCGCCATACTCTCGACCGTCATCGGTCTCACGCAGGCACAGCTCAATGCCGCCTGTGTCGATGACGAGACGAAATTGCCGCCCGAGCTTAGCCGCCCCACTCCCTGCAGTTCCCTTAAGAAAGAGGCGCGATGA
- a CDS encoding Nicotinate phosphoribosyltransferase pncB2, producing MNPSTSALLTDLYELTMAQAYLDQRMDGQAVFEFFVRKLPAHRNFLVTAGLEQVLAYLSELQVTQDELAWLDQSGRFSSKLLHFLEALRFTGDVEAMAEGTICFPHEPILRIVAPLPQAQLVESRVMNLLNFQTMVASKATRSVLVAGGRPLIDFGLRRAHGAEAGLFAARASYLAGFAGTATVLAGMMYGIPLYGTMAHSFVQSHEDEILAFEHFAHTQPDNVVLLIDTYDTEAAADKVVALAKLLNAKGITIKGIRLDSGDLADHARKVRRILDEGGLPHAQILASGNLDEYRLRDLVHSHAPIDSFAVGTTMTTSADAPSLDCAYKLQEYRGRPCRKRSEGKATWPGRKQVYRYHSGDGRLDHDIITTLNDQLPGEPLLQSVMKGGHCFASLPGLAELRDRTAAQLRQLPESLRALEIVPAYDVRISPALQSLAQTVDRSL from the coding sequence ATGAATCCCTCGACGAGCGCCCTACTGACGGATCTCTATGAGCTCACGATGGCCCAGGCCTATCTGGACCAAAGGATGGACGGCCAGGCAGTATTCGAGTTCTTTGTCCGCAAGCTGCCTGCCCACCGAAACTTCTTAGTAACGGCCGGTCTTGAACAGGTACTGGCCTATCTCTCGGAGCTGCAGGTGACGCAGGACGAACTGGCATGGTTGGATCAATCCGGGCGGTTCAGTTCGAAGCTCCTGCACTTCCTAGAAGCCTTGCGGTTCACCGGAGATGTGGAGGCAATGGCCGAAGGAACGATTTGCTTTCCCCACGAGCCGATCCTCAGAATTGTCGCGCCGCTTCCTCAAGCCCAGCTCGTTGAAAGCCGTGTCATGAACCTGTTGAACTTCCAGACCATGGTCGCCTCGAAGGCGACGCGTTCGGTACTGGTCGCAGGAGGAAGACCACTTATTGATTTTGGGCTGCGCCGGGCGCATGGGGCTGAAGCCGGGCTCTTCGCCGCGCGAGCGAGCTATTTGGCCGGCTTCGCCGGAACCGCAACGGTGTTGGCCGGTATGATGTACGGGATACCTCTGTACGGCACCATGGCCCATTCATTCGTGCAGTCACATGAAGACGAAATCCTCGCCTTCGAGCATTTTGCTCACACTCAACCGGACAACGTCGTCCTCCTGATCGATACCTACGACACGGAAGCAGCCGCCGATAAAGTTGTGGCCTTAGCCAAGCTTCTCAACGCTAAAGGCATCACGATCAAAGGAATACGACTGGACAGCGGTGATCTGGCCGACCACGCCCGGAAAGTTCGGCGCATTCTGGATGAAGGAGGCTTGCCTCACGCACAGATCCTCGCCAGCGGCAATTTGGATGAATATCGCCTGAGAGACCTCGTCCACAGCCATGCACCGATCGACAGCTTCGCCGTTGGAACAACGATGACGACGTCAGCGGATGCACCCTCGCTGGACTGCGCTTACAAACTCCAAGAATATCGAGGTCGTCCCTGCCGTAAACGATCTGAGGGCAAGGCGACCTGGCCCGGCCGCAAACAGGTCTATCGCTATCACTCGGGCGATGGACGGTTAGATCATGACATCATCACGACGCTCAACGATCAACTACCCGGCGAACCGCTGCTCCAATCCGTGATGAAGGGAGGCCACTGCTTTGCCTCTTTGCCTGGCTTGGCTGAACTTCGGGACCGTACGGCTGCGCAACTGAGACAGCTTCCGGAATCGCTGCGAGCCCTTGAGATTGTGCCAGCCTACGACGTTCGGATTTCTCCAGCTTTGCAGAGCCTAGCTCAGACAGTCGATCGTAGCCTCTAA
- a CDS encoding hypothetical protein (conserved protein of unknown function): MIVLTPSDALLIADIQNDFLPGGALGIRGSEEILPILENYIRRFHVRSLPVFLTRDWHPWDHCSFMSRGGLWPVHCVAGSPGSLPPPSFAIPPSAVIIYKAIDRDREAYSAFQNTTLDRHLRAWNVQRLFVGGLATDYCVLASVKDARTLGYDACFLVDGIKAVNLRPDDGRRAEEEMIGQGAVPVRWEMFET; encoded by the coding sequence ATGATTGTTCTCACTCCATCTGACGCGTTGCTCATCGCAGACATTCAGAACGATTTCTTGCCGGGTGGCGCACTTGGGATAAGGGGCAGTGAGGAGATTCTTCCGATCCTAGAGAATTATATTCGGCGATTTCATGTGCGCAGTCTTCCCGTCTTCCTGACTCGTGATTGGCACCCGTGGGACCACTGTTCTTTTATGTCTCGGGGAGGGTTGTGGCCTGTGCACTGTGTCGCCGGTTCGCCCGGTTCTCTACCGCCTCCGTCGTTTGCGATACCTCCATCGGCGGTCATCATTTACAAAGCCATAGACCGGGATCGAGAAGCCTATTCGGCATTCCAGAACACAACTCTGGACCGCCATCTGCGGGCTTGGAACGTGCAGCGTCTGTTCGTCGGCGGATTGGCGACTGACTATTGCGTGCTGGCTTCGGTCAAAGACGCTCGGACACTGGGCTATGATGCCTGTTTTTTGGTGGACGGCATCAAGGCTGTCAATCTTCGGCCTGATGACGGTCGGCGCGCCGAAGAGGAGATGATCGGGCAGGGAGCCGTGCCTGTTCGATGGGAGATGTTTGAAACATGA
- a CDS encoding hypothetical protein (conserved exported protein of unknown function) — protein MLTAPRQYIRHRLFAAGLFGILIVSGPVISPLYAQDYPSDLVRGKAVYARHCQNCHGPTGRGNGPVAASLKVPPANFQRFQSFLKSDEELLRTIEHGVVFSPMHAWRGQLTDGEMQDVVAYIRRLSEQAR, from the coding sequence ATGCTCACAGCCCCGCGGCAATACATACGACATCGGCTGTTTGCAGCAGGGCTCTTCGGTATCCTTATTGTGAGCGGTCCAGTAATATCCCCTCTCTACGCTCAAGATTACCCTTCTGATCTTGTCCGGGGCAAAGCCGTGTATGCACGTCACTGTCAGAACTGTCATGGCCCTACTGGTCGAGGCAATGGACCTGTCGCCGCTTCCTTGAAAGTCCCCCCGGCCAATTTTCAACGGTTTCAATCGTTCCTGAAATCGGACGAAGAATTACTACGGACGATCGAGCACGGTGTCGTCTTCAGCCCGATGCATGCGTGGCGCGGGCAGCTCACTGACGGAGAGATGCAGGATGTCGTGGCGTACATTCGTCGGCTGTCAGAACAGGCGCGATGA
- a CDS encoding hypothetical protein (conserved protein of unknown function) produces MPMYDYKCLNCGKESLVVVTLKEHEAGEIACPACGSKKLQQLFSPFIAHTTKKS; encoded by the coding sequence ATGCCGATGTACGACTATAAATGCCTCAATTGCGGGAAAGAATCGCTGGTTGTGGTAACGTTGAAGGAACACGAAGCGGGCGAGATCGCCTGTCCGGCGTGCGGGAGCAAGAAGCTGCAGCAACTTTTTAGCCCATTCATCGCCCATACCACAAAGAAGAGTTAG
- a CDS encoding putative Universal stress protein, with protein sequence MKLLLAVDGSDNSYEAVRSLKYLARTEELHILHVLDVPRPAYPMMMPEVSQELYETVERNMRDDGTRLLDRIVSLLPLDAGPVTRHLIVGSPVDQIVTLAEQLKIGLILLGARGLGPIKERLVGSVSHRVLTFGPGAKLILPGPLKALHHILLPLQGSYDADHALSFLQQKPFRESPTVTLFTVLPHTRPPWPVDAVSAEHMETHSLRTGKDFLEEIAAKLKPYGYQTRVTTTLGTPVDGILQQAKASNTDLILVGSRGRRGITRMVLGSVSHALLHQGAHPLMVFG encoded by the coding sequence ATGAAACTCTTGCTCGCCGTCGATGGTTCCGACAACTCATATGAGGCGGTGCGATCCCTCAAATACCTCGCTCGCACCGAGGAACTACACATTCTGCACGTGCTCGATGTCCCGAGGCCAGCCTATCCGATGATGATGCCGGAAGTGTCACAGGAACTGTATGAAACGGTCGAGCGCAACATGCGCGACGACGGGACTCGTTTGTTGGATCGTATCGTGTCCTTGCTGCCATTGGATGCCGGACCAGTGACGAGGCATCTGATCGTCGGATCTCCGGTGGATCAGATCGTGACGTTGGCTGAACAACTCAAGATAGGCCTCATCCTTTTGGGTGCCCGAGGCCTTGGACCGATCAAGGAACGGCTCGTTGGAAGTGTCTCCCATCGAGTGCTGACGTTCGGGCCGGGCGCAAAACTAATTCTTCCAGGCCCCTTGAAGGCGCTTCATCATATTCTGCTCCCCCTACAAGGGAGCTATGATGCAGACCATGCACTCTCCTTTCTTCAACAGAAACCCTTTCGAGAATCGCCCACAGTAACCCTGTTTACCGTTCTCCCCCATACCAGGCCACCCTGGCCGGTAGATGCGGTTTCGGCCGAGCACATGGAAACCCATTCTCTTCGAACGGGAAAGGACTTCCTCGAGGAAATTGCCGCCAAGCTGAAGCCATATGGCTACCAAACTCGCGTCACGACCACGTTGGGCACTCCAGTTGATGGAATTCTGCAGCAAGCCAAAGCATCGAATACGGACCTGATCCTCGTAGGATCGCGCGGGCGCCGCGGTATCACCCGCATGGTGCTCGGCAGTGTTTCACATGCCCTGCTGCACCAGGGGGCTCATCCACTCATGGTTTTTGGGTAA
- a CDS encoding hypothetical protein (conserved membrane protein of unknown function), giving the protein MATAADLMTLDIPRSNRHHTVGDMIVALRDHPWEEVGHIYLVDDHAVLVGQVPIGRLLQAKEQTCLAELEGSPPIEVLPGDTAETVALRAVERHDADVAVIDSRRRLLGAIPIGRLLALLHEEHVDNFLRMGGVSRMDHLHLSHTVQQTLTAVRARLPWLMVGLGGGFLAGGVASAFEASLRREVALAFFLPLVVYMADAVGTQAETVLVRRLAYGEVSLWEQLARESLIGASIGAIVAVVASGGLWLWNGHLALAMVVGVSLGVTAVIATIMASLLPMGLARLGADPALASGPVATVVQDILSVGIYLMIATALLPM; this is encoded by the coding sequence ATGGCGACTGCTGCAGACCTAATGACTCTGGACATTCCCCGAAGCAACAGACATCACACAGTTGGAGACATGATCGTGGCGCTTCGAGACCATCCATGGGAGGAGGTAGGCCATATCTACCTTGTTGATGATCACGCCGTACTGGTCGGTCAGGTTCCGATCGGGCGACTGCTCCAGGCGAAGGAACAGACCTGCTTGGCCGAACTCGAAGGCTCCCCTCCAATTGAAGTCCTCCCTGGCGATACAGCCGAGACAGTAGCCTTACGCGCGGTCGAACGTCATGACGCGGATGTGGCCGTCATCGACAGCCGTCGTCGGCTGTTAGGCGCTATTCCGATCGGAAGGCTCTTGGCTTTGCTGCATGAGGAACATGTGGACAACTTCTTGCGGATGGGCGGTGTGAGCCGAATGGATCATCTCCACCTGTCGCACACCGTACAACAGACGCTCACCGCCGTACGTGCGCGTCTGCCATGGTTGATGGTCGGCCTGGGCGGAGGATTCTTGGCCGGCGGTGTAGCCTCGGCGTTCGAAGCCTCACTGAGGCGGGAGGTGGCCCTCGCATTCTTTCTTCCCTTGGTGGTGTATATGGCCGATGCCGTCGGGACACAAGCTGAAACGGTCTTGGTTCGTCGGTTGGCCTATGGAGAAGTCTCGCTGTGGGAGCAACTAGCGAGGGAATCGTTGATTGGGGCATCCATCGGAGCGATCGTCGCAGTTGTCGCAAGTGGAGGATTGTGGCTCTGGAACGGACACCTAGCCTTAGCAATGGTCGTGGGAGTTTCACTGGGGGTGACTGCCGTTATAGCCACAATTATGGCCAGCCTTCTGCCGATGGGACTGGCGCGTCTGGGAGCAGATCCAGCCCTGGCCAGCGGACCGGTGGCGACCGTTGTCCAAGACATTCTGAGCGTGGGAATTTATCTGATGATCGCAACAGCCTTACTGCCCATGTGA
- a CDS encoding putative Universal stress protein, whose protein sequence is MRRDSNLFNTILVPVDFSPCSDEAFGVACQMARLCGAAILILHVIDTSALAAFNRLGLLAVPSDATAQHRRLRHHARLNVRQLLESKEAEALKVTRMIVEGAPFVEIAKVARTGNIDLVVMGSYGGRSGSVDKIFFGSTAEKVVRTAGCPVLTVPIPVSAPQRRVSR, encoded by the coding sequence ATGAGGCGAGATTCGAATCTCTTCAATACCATTCTGGTTCCGGTTGATTTCTCCCCTTGTTCGGATGAGGCATTCGGGGTGGCATGTCAGATGGCGCGTCTTTGCGGGGCGGCGATACTGATCTTGCATGTAATCGATACCAGCGCCCTTGCCGCGTTCAACCGATTGGGTTTACTTGCGGTCCCGTCCGATGCGACCGCTCAGCATCGCCGATTACGCCACCATGCCCGCTTGAATGTACGTCAATTATTGGAGTCGAAGGAGGCCGAGGCTCTAAAGGTCACTCGCATGATCGTGGAAGGGGCACCGTTCGTCGAGATTGCGAAAGTTGCGCGCACGGGGAACATTGATTTGGTGGTGATGGGGAGCTACGGTGGCCGTTCCGGCAGCGTGGATAAGATATTCTTCGGGAGCACAGCAGAAAAAGTCGTTCGCACGGCGGGTTGCCCGGTATTGACCGTCCCGATTCCGGTATCCGCTCCTCAACGGAGAGTGTCGCGTTGA
- a CDS encoding hypothetical protein (conserved protein of unknown function), producing MTHKQLRLPWRLLGAILSMACLAWISGGILLAQSEQIVGVTIKDYKFVTKQSTLRLGFPTVIKVRNEDAERHDFSSTMFEGIPTQIEKDGVIVYGRGVGGVFLDPKQEATIRFDMTRPGRHVFRCSIHPTMSGELLLLNAEAV from the coding sequence ATGACCCATAAGCAACTTCGTTTGCCATGGCGGCTGTTAGGAGCGATTCTTTCTATGGCGTGCTTGGCCTGGATCTCTGGCGGAATCCTTCTTGCGCAATCTGAACAGATAGTGGGTGTGACCATCAAGGATTATAAGTTCGTGACGAAGCAGAGTACGTTGCGACTGGGGTTTCCCACGGTCATCAAGGTACGTAATGAAGACGCGGAGCGACACGATTTTAGTTCAACCATGTTTGAGGGGATTCCGACTCAGATCGAAAAGGACGGCGTCATCGTGTACGGACGTGGCGTGGGAGGTGTCTTCCTCGATCCGAAACAGGAGGCGACCATCCGATTTGATATGACGCGACCGGGTCGGCACGTCTTTCGATGCTCCATCCACCCGACAATGAGCGGCGAGTTGCTTCTACTTAATGCGGAGGCAGTGTGA
- a CDS encoding hypothetical protein (conserved protein of unknown function) encodes MTLSESAPRLLLATDGSQGSRVAEDYAFALARAWGASLSVMNVLESPPGFDPENSVNQLYLTELMKQATSALVTLKAQAVDRGISVHTRIATGIPSEEVLSVATEEDPDLIIVGTRGKTGLAHVLLGSTAERIIRGAPCPVLAVRGEGQGRELVEQGRRNPADLDRILVPVDFSDCSLDALEYGALVAQRSKASVTILHVLEPVSYGLDFTLPHREKREAIRVAYTKRLLELVSALATAGVPSESLIVGGLPTDSILDAARTQPADLIVMGTHGRRGLSHALFGSIAESVLRKSSCPVLTVRSPKFRPSHRRVVSDRSLSTNV; translated from the coding sequence GTGACTCTGTCTGAAAGTGCACCGAGACTTCTCCTGGCGACCGACGGGTCGCAGGGATCGAGGGTTGCGGAGGATTATGCGTTTGCGCTGGCCCGAGCATGGGGTGCCTCGCTGAGCGTCATGAATGTGTTGGAGTCCCCACCAGGGTTTGATCCGGAGAATTCCGTCAATCAACTGTATTTGACTGAGCTGATGAAACAGGCGACGAGTGCGCTGGTCACGCTGAAAGCACAGGCGGTTGATCGCGGCATTTCCGTTCACACGAGGATTGCCACAGGTATCCCAAGCGAAGAAGTCCTTTCGGTGGCGACTGAGGAAGATCCGGATCTCATCATCGTAGGCACGCGAGGGAAAACCGGCTTGGCCCATGTGCTACTGGGAAGTACGGCCGAACGAATTATTCGGGGAGCACCCTGCCCGGTTCTGGCCGTGCGAGGCGAAGGTCAAGGCAGGGAGCTGGTTGAGCAAGGCCGACGCAACCCTGCTGATCTCGATCGGATTCTGGTGCCGGTCGATTTTTCCGACTGTTCGCTCGATGCCCTCGAGTACGGAGCGCTAGTCGCCCAACGATCGAAGGCCTCGGTGACGATCCTTCATGTCCTAGAGCCGGTCTCATATGGACTAGACTTTACGCTCCCGCATAGGGAAAAACGAGAGGCGATCAGGGTAGCGTACACGAAACGATTATTGGAGCTCGTCTCGGCGCTTGCTACTGCCGGTGTCCCATCCGAATCCCTGATCGTGGGCGGACTGCCGACTGATTCTATTCTCGATGCGGCTCGGACGCAGCCGGCTGATTTGATCGTGATGGGAACTCATGGACGCCGCGGCTTGTCCCACGCATTATTCGGCAGTATTGCGGAATCAGTCCTTCGGAAATCTTCGTGTCCCGTTCTGACGGTCCGGAGCCCGAAATTTCGTCCTAGCCATCGGCGTGTCGTTTCAGATCGGTCCCTATCAACCAACGTGTAA
- a CDS encoding hypothetical protein (conserved protein of unknown function), translating into MRTSVKSAGKGNAKSSSLTSVIEKPIELPDGMWDRISRKAYELWLQRGCQEGNALRDWLDAEEIVMGEIHEARE; encoded by the coding sequence ATGCGGACGAGCGTCAAATCAGCCGGTAAAGGGAATGCCAAATCCTCCTCACTAACGAGTGTAATTGAGAAGCCTATCGAGTTACCGGACGGAATGTGGGATCGCATCTCGCGGAAAGCCTATGAACTCTGGCTGCAGCGAGGTTGCCAAGAAGGGAATGCACTCCGCGATTGGCTCGATGCAGAGGAAATCGTCATGGGAGAGATTCATGAAGCTCGCGAGTGA